A window of the Pungitius pungitius chromosome 3, fPunPun2.1, whole genome shotgun sequence genome harbors these coding sequences:
- the atp11a gene encoding phospholipid-transporting ATPase IH isoform X2, with the protein MGMDFSSLRTLISRYCAGEENWVDSRTIYIGHKEPPPGAEAFIQQRFPDNRIVSSKYTFWNFVPKNMFEQFRRVANFYFLIIFLVQLMIDTPTSPITSGLPLFFVITVTAIKQGYEDWLRHKADNSVNQCPIHVVQHGKVVRKQSRKLRVGDVVLMKEDETFPCDLILLSSSRDDGTCFVTTASLDGESSHKTYYAVEDTRAYNTEKEVDCIHATIECEQPQPDLYKFVGRINIYMDSEPVARPLGSENLLLRGATLKNTEYIYAVAIYTGMETKMALNYQSKTQKRSAVEKSMNAYLVVYLCILICKAFVNTLLKYVWQASPDRDEPWYNNRTDAERQRHIVVRVFTDFLAFMVLFNYIIPVSMYVTVEMQKFLGSYFIMWDDEMFDEELGERAVVNTSDLNEELGQVEYVFTDKTGTLTENNMEFIECCVDGHVYVPHAICNGQVMPGATGMDMIDTSPGPGAREHEELFFRALCLCHTVQVKEEETVDGIKQGIHQGKSTSFYISSSPDEVALVEGMKRLGFTYLRLKDSHMEILNREDEVERFQLLEVLTFDSVRRRMSVIVRDSSGELYLFCKGADSSIFPRVVSGKVDQVKARVEHNAVEGLRTLCVAYRPLSPEQYQEVCHMLNEAKLALQDRDKRLAEAYDVIEKDLILLGATAVEDRLQEKAADTIESLHKAGMKVWVLTGDKMETAAATCYASKLFHRNTQILELTTKRTEEQSLHDVLFELSRTVLRQQGGMARDSLSGLSGDCTDYGLIIDGATLSAVMKPTQEDYKEIFLDICRNCSAVLCCRMAPLQKAQIVKLIKASEEHPITLAVGDGANDVSMILEAHVGIGIMGKEGRQAVRNSDYAIPKFKHLKKMLLVHGHYYYIRISELVQYFFYKNVCFIFPQFLYQFFCGFSQQPLYDTAYLTLYNISFTSLPILLYSLIEQHINMDILRKDPSLYRDIAKNSLLRWPIFIYWTLLGAYDALVMFFGAYFLFNNTTFTSNGQMFGNWTFGTLIFTVLVFTVTFKLALDTHYWTWINHFVIWGSLIFFVVFSLLWGGIIWPFLNYQRMYYVFMQMLSSGPAWLSIILLIAASLLPDVLKKVICRTLWPTTTERIQDADKLYEGQLSEFTPLASLHAPSKAGGQRRGSANQRNAANPRRSDPFSKKTMFTRWQRAPDYSTFTPLLRFADGAHRAHGEAGPGTSV; encoded by the exons TGTGCCGGTGAGGAGAACTGGGTGGACAGCAGGACGATTTACATCGGACACAAGGAGCCTCCTCCAGGAGCCGAGGCCTTTATACAGCAGAGATTCCCCGACAACAGAATAGTCTCCTCTAAG TACACATTTTGGAACTTCGTCCCGAAGAACATGTTCGAGCAGTTCAGGAGAGTCGCCAACTTCTACTTCCTCATCATATTCCTGGTCCAG TTGATGATCGACACGCCCACCAGCCCCATCACCAGCGGGCTGCCGCTATTCTTCGTCATCACGGTCACCGCCATCAAACAG GGCTACGAGGACTGGTTGAGGCACAAAGCCGACAACTCCGTCAACCAGTGTCCCATCCACGTGGTGCAGCACGGGAAAGTGGTCCGCAAGCAGAGTCGCAAGCTCAGG GTGGGAGACGTGGTCTTGATGAAAGAAGATGAAACTTTCCCCTGCGACCTCATCCTTCTCTCCTCGTCTCGAGACGACGGCACCTGCTTCGTTACCACGGCCAGTCTGGACGGAGAGAGCAGCCACAAG ACGTACTACGCGGTTGAGGACACCAGAGCTTACAACACTGAGAAGGAGGTGGACTGCATCCACGCTACGATAGAATGTGAACAACCGCAGCCGGACCTGTACAA GTTCGTTGGCCGTATCAACATCTACATGGACAGCGAGCCGGTGGCCAG GCCCTTAGGATCAGAGAACTTGCTGCTCAGAGGAGCCACGCTCAAGAACACTGAGTACATCTACG CGGTTGCCATCTACACCGGCATGGAAACCAAGATGGCTCTCAACTACCAGTCCAAGACTCAGAAACGCTCCGCGGTGGAAAA GTCGATGAACGCCTACCTGGTGGTCTACCTGTGCATCCTCATCTGCAAGGCGTTCGTCAACACGCTGCTGAAGTACGTGTGGCAGGCCAGCCCCGACCGGGACGAGCCCTGGTACAACAACAGGACGGACgccgagagacagagacacatc GTGGTCAGGGTGTTCACGGACTTCTTGGCCTTCATGGTGCTGTTCAACTACATCATCCCGGTCTCCATGTACGTCACCGTGGAGATGCAGAAGTTCCTGGGCTCCTACTTCATCATGTGGGACGACGAGATGTTCGACGAGGAGCTCGGGGAGCGGGCCGTGGTCAACACGTCGGACCTGAACGAGGAGCTCGGCCAG gtggaGTACGTCTTCACGGACAAGACGGGGACGCTGACGGAGAACAACATGGAGTTCATCGAGTGCTGCGTGGACGGACACGTCTACGTTCCTCACGCCATCTGCAACGGACAG GTGATGCCCGGTGCAACAGGTATGGACATGATTGACACATCACCGGGTCCCGGGGCCAGG GAGCACGAGGAGCTGTTTTTCCGGGCGCTGTGTTTGTGCCACacggtgcaggtgaaggaggaggagacggtggACGGCATCAAGCAGGGCATCCACCAGGGCAAGTCCACCTCCTTCTACATCTCCTCGTCTCCAGACGAGGTGGCACTGGTGGAGGGAATGAAGAG ACTCGGTTTCACATATCTACGACTGAAAGACAGTCACATGGAGATCTTGAATAGGGAGGATGAGGTTGAGAG gtttcagctgctggaggttttgacttttgactccgTCAGACGGAGGATGAGCGTCATCGTCAGGGACAGCTCCG GCGAGCTCTATCTGTTCTGTAAAGGCGCAGACTCCTCCATCTTCCCCAGGGTCGTATCAGGCAAGGTGGATCAGGTCAAAGCTCGGGTGGAGCACAACGCAGTG gagggCCTGAGGACACTCTGCGTGGCCTATCGGCCTCTGAGCCCCGAGCAGTACCAGGAGGTTTGCCACATGCTGAACGAGGCCAAACTGGCACTGCAGGACCGAGACAAACGCCTGGCCGAGGCCTACGACGTCATCGAGAAAGACCTGATCCTGCTGGGGGCAACTGCCGTggaggacag GCTCCAGGAAAAAGCGGCGGACACCATCGAGTCCCTCCACAAGGCCGGCATGAAGGTGTGGGTGCTGACCGGCGACAAGATGGAGACGGCGGCCGCCACCTGCTACGCCAGCAAGCTGTTCCACCGCAACACCCAGATCCTGGAGCTGACCACCAAACGCACCGAGGAGCAGAGTCTCCACGACGTCCTGTTTGAGCTGAGCAGGACCGTCCTGAGGCAGCAGGGAGGCATGGCCAGGGACTCCCTCTCTGG TTTATCGGGTGACTGTACGGACTACGGCCTGATCATCGACGGGGCCACCCTCTCCGCGGTCATGAAGCCCACCCAGGAGGACTACAAGGAGATCTTCCTGGACATCTGCCGCAACTGCAGCGCCGTGCTCTGCTGTCGGATGGCGCCGCTGCAGAAAGCCCAG ATCGTGAAGCTGATCAAAGCCTCCGAGGAGCACCCGATCACGCTGGCCGTCGGAGACGGGGCCAACGACGTCAGCATGATCCTCGAGGCCCACGTCGGCATCG GCATCATGGGTAAGGAGGGTCGTCAGGCGGTGAGGAACAGCGACTACGCCATCCCCAAGTTCAAACACCTGAAGAAGATGCTGCTCGTCCACGGACACTATTACTACATACGCATCTCTGAACTCGTGCAATACTTCTTCTACAAG AATGTCTGTTTCATCTTCCCTCAGTTCCTCTACCAGTTCTTCTGCGGCTTCTCACAACag CCGCTGTACGACACGGCCTACCTGACCCTGTACAACATCAGCTTCACCTCGCTGCCCATTCTGCTCTACAGTCTCATCGAGCAGCACATCAACATGGACATCCTGAGGAAGGACCCGTCCCTCTACAG GGACATCGCTAAGAACTCGTTGCTGCGCTGGCCCATCTTCATATATTGGACTCTCCTGGGTGCGTATGACGCCTTGGTGATGTTCTTCGGGGCCTACTTCCTGTTTAACAACACCACCTTCACCAGCAACGGACAG ATGTTTGGAAACTGGACATTTGGAACGCTCATCTTCACCGTGCTGGTCTTCACGGTAACATTCAag TTGGCTCTGGATACTCATTACTGGACCTGGATCAACCATTTTGTCATCTGGGGCTCACTGattttctttgttgtcttcTCTCTGCTGTGGGGAGGAATCATCTG GCCCTTCCTCAACTACCAGAGGATGTACTACGTCTTCATGCAGATGTTGTCCAGTGGCCCGGCCTGGCTCAGCATAATCCTTCTGATAGCAGCCAGCCTGCTGCCAGATGTGTTGAAGAAGGTCATCTGTAGGACTCTGTGGCCCACCACCACTGAGCGCATACAG GATGCCGATAAACTCTA